The DNA region CGAGCGGATGCGCATGACGCGCGGGGCGATCAGCAAGATCGTCAAAAAGCTCATCGGCAAGGAGCTGGTGGAAAGTTATCAGGTCCTGGAGAACAAAAAAGAAATCTATTTCCGTCTCACAGAAAACGGGCGCCGCCTTTTTGACGAGCATTTGAAGTGCCATACCCAGGCGCGGTGCGAAAAGCTCGCTCTGCTGCAGGAGTTCACGGCTGCGGAGCAGGACTGTATTTTACGTTTTTTGAGCGCCATCAAT from Deltaproteobacteria bacterium includes:
- a CDS encoding MarR family transcriptional regulator, giving the protein ERMRMTRGAISKIVKKLIGKELVESYQVLENKKEIYFRLTENGRRLFDEHLKCHTQARCEKLALLQEFTAAEQDCILRFLSAINVQIDAKVADACAPCAMGCPASRAEGDQ